The genomic window GCGAGACCGAGCGACGGCTCGTCGAGCAGCAACAGGCGGGGCCGGCTCATCAAGGCGCGCGCGATGGCGAGCATCTGTTGTTCGCCGCCCGAGAGCGTTCCGCCGCGCTGCTCGCGGCGTTCTTTCAGCAATGGAAACAGACGGAAGGCGCGTTCCAGGTCGGCGCCGACATCGCTTTGCGACGGGGCCGCTACGGCCCCCATGAGAAGATTTTCGGTCACCGTCATGCGCGGGAAAATGCGCCGGCCCTCGGGCGCCTGCGAAATGCCGAGGCGAATGATGGCGTGGGTCGGCATGCGGGTGATGTCGCGGCTGTCGAAGCGGATGACGCCCCGGGCCGCGCGCGGGTTACCGCATACGGTCATCAGGAGCGTAGACTTTCCGGCGCCGTTGGCGCCGATCAGGGTCACAATCTCGCCCTCGCGCACTTCGAGATCGACGCCGTGCAGGGCTTCGATGTTGCCGTAAGCCGCATGCACGCCGGCGAGTGACAGCAAGACGCTCATGCCGCCCCCCCCATCTCGCTCCCTTGTTCCTCGCCGAGATAAGCGCGGATCACGTCCGGGTTGCCGCGTACCTCGGCCGGCACGCCTTCGGCGATCTTGCGGCCGTAATCGAGCACCACGATCCGATCCGAAATCGACATCACTACGCCCATGTCGTGTTCGATCAGCAGGACGCCGATGTGGTGGGTGTCGCGGATGAACGTGAGCAGCGCATTGAGATCGCCGGTTTCGCGCGCGTTGAGGCCAGCGGCGGGCTCATCCAGGCAGAGAAGTTGGGGCTCGGTGCACATGGCGCGCGCGATTTCGAGGCGACGCTGGTCGCCGTACGGCAGGCTGCCGGCGTCGATGTCGGCCCGCGCGGTCAATCCGACCCGGTCAAGCCAGTAACGCGCTCGCTCCACGGCGCGGGCCTCGGCGTGGCGGTATATCCCGAGGCCGAACAGCCCGGCGAGCGTGTATCCCGAAGCGCGCATCAGTTCGTTGTGCTGGGCGACGATAAGATTTTCCAGCACCGACATGCCGCGGAACAGCCGGATGTTCTGAAACGTGCGCGCCACTTTCGCCGCAGCCGCGATGCGGAAGCCCTCCATCCGTTCGAGCAGGAATTCGCCGCCCTGGTGCGCCAGCCGCATCCGGCCGCTGGTCGGGGCGTAAAATCCGGTCAGGCAGTTGAACAACGTCGTCTTGCCGGCGCCATTGGGACCGATAATGGCGGTGATGTTCCCGGTTTCGGCGGTAAACGACACGTCGTCGACCGCGACTAGGCCGCCGAAGCGCATGGTCAGATGCTCAACCGTCAGCAGTGGCGCAGCGGTCACGGCGGCCCGCCTTGCGTCGACAAACGCAGGGTCGGCTCGCGATGGGCGAGTAATCCGGCCGGCCGCCACAGCATGATCCCGACCATGGCCGCGCCGAACGCGATCATGCGGTATTGATGGAGATCGCGGAAAAATTCGGGCAGTCCGATCAGCAGCACCGCGGCCAGCACCACGCCGATCTGGCTGCCCATGCCGCCCAGGACGACGATGGCGAGGATGACGGCGGATTCGATGAAGGAAAAGCTCTCGGGGCTGACGAAACCTTGCCGGGTGGCGAAGAAAGCGCCGGCGAAGCCGCCGAAACCGGCGCCGATGGCGAACGCGGTCAGCTTGGTGTTGGTCGGGTTGATGCCGAGCGAGCGGCAGGCGATCTCGTCCTCGCGCAACGCTTCCCACGCGCGCCCGATCGGCAGGCGGCGAATGCGCAGCGTGAACAAGTTGGTGATCATCGCCAGCGCCAGGATGACGTAATAGAGAAAAACGACGCGGTGATTGGGTGAGAATTCGATCGGCCAGATCAGGCTGACGAAGGTGTGGAACGAATGGGTACCCTCCGGCGGGCTTGCCGTGAACGGCAGGCCGAAGAACGACGGCCGGGGAATTCCGGTCAGGCCGTTCGGCCCGCCGGTGAATTGGTACCAGTTGAGCAGGATGATGCGGATCATCTCGCCGAAACCGAGGGTGACGATGGCGAGATAGTCGCCGCGCAGGCGCAACACCGGAAAGCCGAGCAGAACGCCGGCGAACGCCGCCATGATGCCGGCGAACGGCAAGCATATCCAGAAATTGAGACCGAAGTTCTGGGCCAGCAGCGCGTACGAATAGGCGCCGACCGCATAAAAGGCGACGTAGCCAAGATCGAGCAGTCCGGCCAGGCCGACGACGATATTCAGCCCCCACCCCAGCATGATGTAGGTGACGACGAGGATGGCGATGTCGATCAGGCGGCGGTCGGCGAACGGCATCAACGGCAACGCGATCGCCAGCAGCAGAATGAGCGGACCGGCGAAACGGGCGATGCGCTGCACCTGGGCGCCGAGATGATCCATCACCGACTCGCGCGCGTCGGCACCCTGCATGACCGCGACTGGCGCGTGACGAAGCCGCCACGCGGCGCAGAGAGCGAGAAACGCGGCGAACGCGACGATCAGCCAGTTGGGCATGGCGACGTCGAACAGCAGCGCGAGCCGCAACGGATGAGCGGGCGCGAACCATTGCGCGAGCGCGACCGCGAGCGCGACCGCCGCGCCTCCCGCGGCGACCGGCGCGTGCAATCCCGCGCGCAACAGCAGCACGCCGAACCGTCCCAGCGCGGCGGCGGCGGCGGCGGTAAGGACGTCGTCGAAGCGGAAGTGGAGCGGCGCGAGGGCGGCGGCGGAGCCGTCCTGGATGCGCACGCCGACCAGCGCGACGGCGAGCCCGAAGACCAGCAACCCGGCCAGGGCGGATTGCCGGAGGATATCGTTCGCGGGCACGCTCGCCGACGATCGCGCCGCCATCGGGTCAGACCTTTTCCACGTCCGGCCGGCCGAGCAATCCGGTTGGCCGGAAGATCAGCACCACGACCAGCACGGTGAACGCGGCGACATCCTTGTATTCGACCGAGAAATAGGCCGACCAGAACGCCTCGATCAGGCCGATCAGCAGGCCGCCGAGCATGGCGCCGGGCAACGAACCGATCCCGCCCAGCACCGCGGCGGTGAACGCCTTAATGCCGGCATGAAAGCCGATGTAGAAATCGACCACGCCGTAGTGCAGCAGAAAGATCAAACCGGCCACGGCGGCAAGCGCGGCGCCCATAATGAAAGTTTGGGCGATGGTGCGATCGACGTCGACGCCGACCAGGGACGCCATCTTCAGGTCCTGTTCGCACGCGCGCTGGGCGCGCCCCAACGATGTGCGCTGGATCAACAGGGAGAACGCCGCCATCAGCGCGACCGTCAGCACGACGATCAGGATTTGCAGATAACCGAGCGTCACGACGAAATCGCCGCGCCGCATGATCTCGATGCCGCCGGTAACGATGGGCTGGATCGGCTTGACCCGCGCGCCCTGCACCAGCTGAACGTAGTTTTGCAGGAAGATCGACATGCCGATCGCGGTGATCAATGCCGCGAGCCGGGGCGAGTGGCGCAACGGGCGATAGGCGATGCGTTCCAATGCCCAGCCGTAAAGCGGCGTCAGCGCCATGGTCACCAGCAGCGCGACCAGGATCGCCAGCGGCGCCCAGGTGATGCCGAACAGGCCGAGCAGCAGAAACGCGATGATCGAAATGAAACCGCCGATCATGAAAATTTCGCCGTGGGCGAAATTGATCATGCCGATGATGCCGTACACCATCGTATAGCCGATGGCGATGAGCGCGTAGATCGCGCCCAGGGTGATGCCGTTGATCAGCTGTTGGGTGAAATACTCCATTCGCTCCCCGGCGCCGGACCCGGGATGCGTGGCCCCGGATTCTCGATCGTTTCAATCAATGGAAACGGTAACGGAGCCGTTCACGCAGTCAAGCGGTTTCTCCCCTCTCCTTGCGCGCGGATTGCTCCGCGCGACGCTTGAGGACGTACATGAGTTTGCGCGCTGCGAGGCGCTTCAGCGCCGCGACGCTGCGTTCGGCGTCGCCGACCGAGACGACTTCGATACCGGTTGCGGGATCG from Rhodospirillales bacterium includes these protein-coding regions:
- a CDS encoding ABC transporter ATP-binding protein produces the protein MSVLLSLAGVHAAYGNIEALHGVDLEVREGEIVTLIGANGAGKSTLLMTVCGNPRAARGVIRFDSRDITRMPTHAIIRLGISQAPEGRRIFPRMTVTENLLMGAVAAPSQSDVGADLERAFRLFPLLKERREQRGGTLSGGEQQMLAIARALMSRPRLLLLDEPSLGLA
- the livM gene encoding high-affinity branched-chain amino acid ABC transporter permease LivM, translating into MAARSSASVPANDILRQSALAGLLVFGLAVALVGVRIQDGSAAALAPLHFRFDDVLTAAAAAALGRFGVLLLRAGLHAPVAAGGAAVALAVALAQWFAPAHPLRLALLFDVAMPNWLIVAFAAFLALCAAWRLRHAPVAVMQGADARESVMDHLGAQVQRIARFAGPLILLLAIALPLMPFADRRLIDIAILVVTYIMLGWGLNIVVGLAGLLDLGYVAFYAVGAYSYALLAQNFGLNFWICLPFAGIMAAFAGVLLGFPVLRLRGDYLAIVTLGFGEMIRIILLNWYQFTGGPNGLTGIPRPSFFGLPFTASPPEGTHSFHTFVSLIWPIEFSPNHRVVFLYYVILALAMITNLFTLRIRRLPIGRAWEALREDEIACRSLGINPTNTKLTAFAIGAGFGGFAGAFFATRQGFVSPESFSFIESAVILAIVVLGGMGSQIGVVLAAVLLIGLPEFFRDLHQYRMIAFGAAMVGIMLWRPAGLLAHREPTLRLSTQGGPP
- a CDS encoding ATP-binding cassette domain-containing protein; the encoded protein is MRFGGLVAVDDVSFTAETGNITAIIGPNGAGKTTLFNCLTGFYAPTSGRMRLAHQGGEFLLERMEGFRIAAAAKVARTFQNIRLFRGMSVLENLIVAQHNELMRASGYTLAGLFGLGIYRHAEARAVERARYWLDRVGLTARADIDAGSLPYGDQRRLEIARAMCTEPQLLCLDEPAAGLNARETGDLNALLTFIRDTHHIGVLLIEHDMGVVMSISDRIVVLDYGRKIAEGVPAEVRGNPDVIRAYLGEEQGSEMGGAA
- a CDS encoding branched-chain amino acid ABC transporter permease LivH (LivHMGF is the membrane component of the LIV-I/LS branched-chain amino acid transporter), which produces MEYFTQQLINGITLGAIYALIAIGYTMVYGIIGMINFAHGEIFMIGGFISIIAFLLLGLFGITWAPLAILVALLVTMALTPLYGWALERIAYRPLRHSPRLAALITAIGMSIFLQNYVQLVQGARVKPIQPIVTGGIEIMRRGDFVVTLGYLQILIVVLTVALMAAFSLLIQRTSLGRAQRACEQDLKMASLVGVDVDRTIAQTFIMGAALAAVAGLIFLLHYGVVDFYIGFHAGIKAFTAAVLGGIGSLPGAMLGGLLIGLIEAFWSAYFSVEYKDVAAFTVLVVVLIFRPTGLLGRPDVEKV